A stretch of the Ostrea edulis chromosome 9, xbOstEdul1.1, whole genome shotgun sequence genome encodes the following:
- the LOC125658507 gene encoding uncharacterized protein LOC125658507 — protein sequence MWLFGYNTPPNYQHMEMFCGGFPIHWWINDGKCGVCGDPFDASRENEPPRGKYARGIITQTYPAGSIITAIVHVTASHKGYFEFRLCPHNDPKVTVTQDCLDRNLLKDPFTMGTKFFVDDKSVGIYNIELQLPEGVICDACVLQWRYRTGNRWGCYNNDFTKGPCGLGFGPQEEFYACSDIQIIGNGSTNLTTASSSDSTSPTTSAKISTSQTSPTTSAKISTSQTSPTTSAKVSNFVMTSSTTPRPQIATSPIPTVRNVCKAVGPWKNFLPMDNWCRINCARNYCPPTHCLCGREDLLTVDNGIMNSGKTCVSLRPNSGWDLWCQHNCPMGLCYPSMCRCDRIAVSKMVQHNLGR from the exons ATGTGGCTCTTTGGATACAACACGCCCCCCAACTACCAGCACATGGAGATGTTCTGTGGAGGATTtccg ATCCACTGGTGGATCAATGATGGAAAATGTGGTGTGTGTGGCGATCCCTTTGACGCGTCGCGGGAGAACGAACCTCCTCGCGGTAAATACGCCCGTGGGATCATTACACAGACTTACCCTGCCGGGTCTATCATCACGGCCATTGTTCACGTGACTGCTAGTCATAAGGGTTATTTTGAGTTTCGGCTCTGTCCCCACAATGACCCCAAAGTCACAGTCACTCAAGACTGTCTCGACCGAAACCTGTTAAAGGACCCCTTTACCATGGGAACCAAATTCTTCGTAGACGACAAGAGTGTGGGTATTTATAACATTGAGCTTCAACTTCCAGAAGGAGTAATTTGTGATGCCTGTGTGCTACAATGGCGGTATAGAACGG GAAACCGTTGGGGTTGTTACAATAACGATTTTACCAAAGGTCCGTGTGGACTCGGTTTTGGACCCCAAGAAGAATTCTACGCATGCTCCGACATTCAGATAATCGGAAACGGTTCTACAAACCTAACAACCGCTTCAAGTTCCGATTCGAC AAGTCCCACAACGTCTGCCAAAATCTCTACATCGCAAACAAGTCCCACAACGTCTGCCAAAATCTCTACATCACAAACAAGTCCCACAACGTCTGCCAAAGTGTCCAACTTTGTAATGACGTCATCTACAACTCCTCGTCCCCAGATTGCCACATCTCCAATCCCGACAGTCAGAAATGTGTGTAAAGCCGTTGGACCGTGGAAGAATTTTCTGCCAATGGACAACTGGTGCCGCATCAACTGCGCCCGCAATTATTGCCCCCCAACGCATTGTCTTTGCGGCCGAGAGGACCTCCTCACTGTTGACAACGGAATCATGAATTCTGGAAAGACGTGCGTGTCACTACGCCCGAACTCTGGATGGGATTTGTGGTGTCAGCATAACTGCCCCATGGGTCTATGTTATCCCTCTATGTGTCGCTGTGATCGAATCGCCGTCTCTAAGATGGTACAACACAATCTGGGTAGATGA